The following coding sequences are from one Triticum dicoccoides isolate Atlit2015 ecotype Zavitan chromosome 4A, WEW_v2.0, whole genome shotgun sequence window:
- the LOC119286786 gene encoding uncharacterized protein LOC119286786 — MSWLARSIATSLNIPEDSGADDDPDAVPAAGSPPSARAPPPPHSAAADGVKEDLTELSKTLNRQFWGVANFLAPPPGKGSPSPSPSPSSAGGQSADAGTPPEIAGIRRDFSEISGRFRSGISRISSHKAVSGFSSIASNFFAPEDGEEEELLEAVNDEGEDDARLNKPENEEEARHEREDAEGRHYLERMARLGVADDEVRDEWKEQRVRHQAYDNEERDEWEEQRFRHRADDGKVWPEELEEVDGPELDRARVMQEEEVEEEWDVIGITDEVLTFATNIARHPETWLDFPLLPDEEESDGPFSYFDMSDAQQEHALAIGHLAPTLAALRIELCPIHMSEECFWKIYFVLLHPRLRKHDAELLSTPQIVEARAMLMQHQSKQHATEQLRRHKDDFGTHSEDDSSKDVMEAFPSVRQHAASFTPITDFEIEKHPIQVNEVAVVDKTVIKEQLREEGSKASNVMQETFDDDIDDWFDEEADLAGHTAILIGDEEDVSFSDLEDDDDTK, encoded by the exons ATGTCATGGCTCGCCCGCTCCATAGCCACCTCCCTCAACATCCCCGAGGATTCAGGCGCCGACGACGACCCCGACGCCGTCCCCGCAGCCGGCTCCCCTCCCTCcgcgcgcgccccgccgccgcctcactCGGCCGCGGCGGACGGCGTCAAGGAGGACCTCACCGAGCTATCCAAAACCCTAAATCGCCAATTCTGGGGCGTCGCCAACTTCCTCGCGCCCCCGCCCGGGAAgggctcgccctcgccctcgccctcccctTCGTCCGCGGGGGGTCAATCCGCCGACGCGGGGACGCCCCCTGAGATTGCCGGGATCCGGCGCGACTTCTCCGAGATCAGCGGCAGGTTCAGGAGCGGGATCTCGCGGATCTCGAGCCACAAGGCCGTCTCCGGGTTCTCCAGCATCGCCTCCAATTTCTTCGCCCCTGAAGACGGGGAAGAGGAGGAGTTGCTCGAGGCTGTCAACGACGAGGGGGAGGATGATGCGAGGCTAAATAAGCCGGAGAATGAGGAAGAGGCGAGGCATGAGAGGGAGGATGCCGAGGGGAGGCATTACTTGGAGAGGATGGCACGGCTTGGGGTGGCAGACGACGAGGTGAGGGATGAGTGGAAGGAGCAAAGGGTCAGACATCAGGCGTATGACAACGAGGAGAGGGATGAGTGGGAGGAGCAAAGGTTCAGACATCGGGCGGATGACGGCAAGGTATGGCCTGAGGAGCTCGAGGAGGTGGATGGCCCTGAGCTGGATCGGGCGAGGGTAATgcaagaggaggaggtggaggaggagtggGATGTGATTGGCATCACCGACGAGGTCCTCACATTCGCCACCAACATTGCCAGGCACCCGGAGACCTGGCTTGACTTTCCCCTGCTACCTGACGAAGAGGAGTCTGATGGCCCATTCTCAT ATTTTGACATGTCTGATGCTCAGCAAGAGCATGCTTTGGCTATTGGGCACCTCGCTCCTACATTAGCTGCTTTGCGGATTGAACTATGCCCAATCCATATGAGCGAAGAATGCTTTTGGAAAATTTATTTTGTTCTTCTACATCCTAGACTGAGAAAGCATGATGCGGAACTTCTGTCCACACCACAG ATTGTGGAAGCTAGAGCAATGCTTATGCAACACCAGTCAAAGCAGCATGCAACAGAGCAGTTACGTCGCCATAAAGATGACTTTGGAACACATTCGGAAGATGACAGCTCCAAGGACGTCATGGAAGCGTTCCCATCTGTGCGACAACATGCAGCTTCGTTCACCCCCATAACAGATTTTGAGATTGAAaaacatcctatccaagtaaatgaAGTCGCAGTGGTGGACAAAACAGTCATCAAAGAGCAGCTGAGGGAGGAGGGCAGCAAGGCCTCAAATGTTATGCAAGAAACATTTGATGACGACATAGACGATTGGTTTGACGAGGAGGCCGATCTCGCTGGGCACACCGCCATTCTCATAGGCGATGAGGAAGATGTGTCATTCAGTGATTTGGAGGATGACGATGATACGAAATGA
- the LOC119286787 gene encoding ACT domain-containing protein ACR3-like encodes MKYVSGPYFEPDFDPVLDRLGTPGVVVDNETREDCSLVKVDSVNRDGVLLEMVQLLTDLDLVIYKSYISSDGGWLMDVFHVTDQIGRKLTDPSLPGFIQRALLPFQRSGSPKFTTCLGNVVGPGGPDVSDCASLEFTVHDHPGLLSSITQVLVDQGCHVASGQAWTHNGRAAGVLYVTTTGADTATAPLHPSRWARIERLVNAVVNARENLSGERRWVCMSAPVRGRVHAERRMHQLMHDDRDYESGPAPTPVDEEHFCMGDRAATAARSAHRTQTRVTIDNWEERGYAIVKMTSRDRPKLLFDTVCALTDMHYVVFHATVGAQGPLAIQEYYIRHKDGRTVDSDAERQKVSRCLVAAVERRASHGVRVEVRAPDRSGLLSDFTRMLREHGLSLLRVEIKRQKEEAIGTFFLVTDTGGEVRPEALCAVRTRVAEMGISLDVAKGAPGWPPVKKTRAPAASLADQERPRSSLGSLLWSHLGKLSNNFGLIRS; translated from the exons ATGAAGTACGTCTCCGGGCCCTActtcgagccggacttcgatccggTCCTCGACCGCCTCGGCACCCCAGG GGTCGTCGTCGACAATGAGACGCGCGAGGACTGCTCGCTCGTCAAGGTGGACAGCGTGAACCGGGACGGCGTGCTGCTGGAGATGGTGCAGCTGCTCACCGATCTCGACCTCGTCATCTACAAGTCCTACATCTCCTCCGACGGCGGCTGGCTCATGGACG TGTTCCACGTGACggaccagatcgggcgcaagctgaCGGACCCGTCGCTCCCGGGCTTCATCCAGCGGGCGCTCCTGCCGTTCCAGCGCTCCGGCTCGCCCAAGTTCACCACCTGCCTCGGCAACGTCGTCGGCCCCGGCGGCCCCGACGTGTCGGACTGCGCCTCGCTCGAGTTCACCGTGCACGACCACCCCGGCCTGCTCTCCTCCATCACCCAGGTGCTCGTCGACCAGGGCTGCCACGTCGCGTCCGGCCAGGCCTGGACGCACAACGGCCGCGCCGCCGGGGTGCTCTACGTCACCACCACCGGCGCCGACACCGCCACCGCGCCGCTGCACCCGAGCCGCTGGGCGCGCATCGAGCGGCTCGTCAACGCCGTGGTGAACGCGCGCGAGAACCTGTCGGGCGAGCGGCGCTGGGTGTGCATGTCGGCGCCCGTGCGGGGCCGCGTCCACGCGGAGCGCCGGATGCACCAGCTCATGCACGACGACCGCGACTATGAGTCGGGCCCCGCCCCGACGCCCGTCGACGAGGAGCACTTCTGCATGGGCGACCGGGCGGCCACCGCGGCCCGGTCCGCGCACCGCACCCAGACGCGCGTCACCATCGACAACTGGGAGGAGCGGGGCTACGCCATCGTCAAGATGACGAGCAGGGACCGTCCCAAGCTGCTCTTCGACACCGTCTGCGCGCTCACCGACATGCACTACGTCGTCTTCCATGCCACCGTCGGGGCACAGGGCCCTCTCGCCATCCAG GAGTACTACATCCGGCACAAGGACGGGCGCACGGTGGACAGCGACGCCGAGCGGCAGAAGGTCTCCCGGTGCCTCGTCGCCGCGGTGGAGCGGAGGGCGTCTCAT GGCGTGAGGGTGGAGGTGCGCGCGCCGGACCGGTCGGGGCTGCTGTCGGACTTCACCAGGATGCTGCGGGAGCACGGGCTGTCGCTGCTGAGGGTGGAGATCAAGCGGCAGAAGGAGGAGGCCATCGGGACCTTCTTCCTCGTCACCGACACCGGCGGCGAGGTGCGGCCCGAGGCGCTGTGCGCGGTGCGGACGAGGGTCGCCGAGATGGGCATCTCGCTCGACGTCGCCAAAGGAGCGCCTGGCTGGCCGCCGGTGAAGAAGACGAGAGCGCCGGCTGCGTCGCTCGCCGATCAGGAGAGGCCCAGGTCCTCCCTGGGGAGCCTCCTGTGGTCGCACCTTGGGAAGCTCTCGAATAACTTTGGCCTCATCAGGTCTTGA